In the Serinus canaria isolate serCan28SL12 unplaced genomic scaffold, serCan2020 HiC_scaffold_612, whole genome shotgun sequence genome, AACGGCGCGCGCGGAGTGGGGCGGGGCGCGCTCCCCGCGTCACGTGACGGCGGAAAAAATCCCCCGCGCGCGCTGGGCCCTCCTCATCACGTGACACGGGCAAGGGGTTAAAGGCGCGGCCCGGGCGCGGTCACCTGACGCGCGCGGCGGCACAAAATGGCGGCGGCCGCAACATGGCGCGGGGCAAGAACGAGACACGAGCGGCGGCGCCGGGACGATCGTTAATTTAATAGAAACCGGATCACAACACCCCCGTACAGTCCCGTGCGACACCGCCGGtgctccccccctcccccgtCCGCACCCTCCCCACCCCCGGCGCTGGTCCTGAGTCCTCGCCCCGCGGGGCGCCCGGTGCCGGTTCGGTCCCGGCCGCGCCGGTTCTGTCCCGGCGCGGTCGCGGCTTCCCCGGgcccgcgggcggcggcgcccATAGAAAAGAGTCCAGGTCTCACAGAGACAGAAGGGGCCCGCGCGGGGCCCTCACAGCTCGTCCCGCGGGGCCGCCTCCGCCTCCTCGGGCTCGGCCTCGggctcctcctcatcctcctcctcctcgtccccGTCGCCATCATCGtccccttcctcttctttctgctgcttctcctcctcctcctgcttcttccGCTGCTCCTcgtcctgctgctccttcatcTTCCTCTCTGCGTCCTGCGGGAGGGGGCGGGGGGCTCACCGAGATATCCTGGGGGCTTGGTGTCCCCCTCAGGTGTCCCCCCCCTCACCTTGGTGGCCCCCCACCTCGGTgtcccccccaggtgtcccccctCTCACCTTGGTGGCCCCCCCCCAGATGTCCCCTCAGGTGTGCCCCCTCTCACCTCGGTGTCCCCCCAGATGTCCCCTCAGGTGTCCCCCCCCTCACCTTGGTGGCCCCCCAGGTCTCGTTCCCGATCTCCTCCGCCAGTTTCTCATCGTCCGTGATCAGGAAGTTGTCAAAGATGGTGCCGGACTTCACCTGCGGGCAGGGGCGAGTCAGGGGGTGCTGCGgccccccgggacccccagcccccacCCCGGGACCCCCCTCACCTGCCAGAGGTCGAGGCCGATGACCCCGAAGCTGTCGTAGGAGTAGAGCAGGGGGTCGGGGCTGTACTCGGGGTTGTCGATCTCGGGGTGCACCCACTTGCCCTTGTAGTCGGGGTTGTCGATCTGCTGCGGCCTCCACTCGCCCTGGGGGGCACacggggggctcagggggggctcagccccttccccagccccctccccaccccagcgGCCCCCAGGCCTCACCTTGTACTCGGGGTTCTGGATCACGGGGGGCTCCCACTCCCCGTCCATCTCCTCGTCCCAGTCCTCCGGTTTCTTGGCGTCAGGATCCGGGATGTGCTCGGGTTTGTCCCAGTCCTGCCGGggggcagggggctcagggggctgctctgccccccCGGGGGCTGCTGTGGCCCCCCAGGCCGGCGTCACAGACCCCCCTGCGCTCCCCACTCCCACCATTCTCCCTTTAATCCTGGCAGGATTTTTGTACGAGACCCCCAAGCTCCTGCCAGGCCGTCCCTGAACccccccagagctcccccaaagccccctccccacccacctCGGGCTTGGTGTCCTCGGGGTCGTCGATCTTGGCCCTCTCGTCCCAGTCCTCGGGTTTCTTGGCCTCGGGGTCTTTGATCTTCTTGGGGGGC is a window encoding:
- the CALR gene encoding calreticulin; this encodes MSPLSVLAPVLLAALLAAAGPTQFFREEFGDGDAWTRRWVESKHKPDYGRFVLTAGKFYGDAEKDKGIQTSQDARFYALSSRFEPFSNRDKTLVVQFTVKHEQNIDCGGGYVKLFPASLSQEDMHGDSEYNIMFGPDICGPGTKKVHVIFNYKGKNVLINKDIRCKDDEFTHLYTLVLRPDNTYEVKIDNARVESGSLEEDWDFLPPKKIKDPEAKKPEDWDERAKIDDPEDTKPEDWDKPEHIPDPDAKKPEDWDEEMDGEWEPPVIQNPEYKGEWRPQQIDNPDYKGKWVHPEIDNPEYSPDPLLYSYDSFGVIGLDLWQVKSGTIFDNFLITDDEKLAEEIGNETWGATKDAERKMKEQQDEEQRKKQEEEEKQQKEEEGDDDGDGDEEEEDEEEPEAEPEEAEAAPRDEL